The DNA sequence TTGTTCTTAATACTTCAGGTGGCGAAATCAAAGGCTCACCAGAAGTTTTATTAGAGCAGTCATCAACAATGGCCGACAAAGCAACTGTTCAGTTCAGTGATGGTGCGCATACTATTCCTAGCTGTTTTTATGAGTTTGCTCGCCGTTATGAAATTGCTCCAGGTAAGCTTTATTCTGGCTTTGTTGCTGCATCAGCCGATAAGATCTTTGAAAGTACAAACGTTAAAGGTTAAATTTACCCTTTAGCAGTATTCAGAAAAGGATAAATTGAATGGTAACTGATAAGCCGGCATACGACGAACTCATGGAGTACTTGTACTCGAGTCGCGATATATTTGCCCAACGCGATGACACAACAATTGATGATTTGACCCTTGAAGCTCTAGTAGAGCGTGAAATTGCCAACCAAGTCATCACTTTGTGCAGCCAACATGACGACATAGAAGTTAACCATAGATCTATCATAGTCCGCGAAGTAGACGGCATTGTTTACGACATGCAGCAAGTGCTTTATGACTACTGGCTACAACCAGTGACTCAGGCACATGTTGACTTCGTCACCGAATTTGCGGGCCTTATCAAAAATATCTTTGATGGTGCCATTGCTGATCTTCTCGATTAAATAGGCACCTAACTTAAGGAATAACATGAAAGCAAAAGTTACTTGGCAAGATGGTATTGCCTTTTTAGGTGAATCAGAGTCTGGT is a window from the Psychrosphaera ytuae genome containing:
- a CDS encoding DUF3802 family protein, translated to MVTDKPAYDELMEYLYSSRDIFAQRDDTTIDDLTLEALVEREIANQVITLCSQHDDIEVNHRSIIVREVDGIVYDMQQVLYDYWLQPVTQAHVDFVTEFAGLIKNIFDGAIADLLD